A region of uncultured Anaeromusa sp. DNA encodes the following proteins:
- a CDS encoding TIGR03905 family TSCPD domain-containing protein: protein MRYQTIGSCAKEISFEIHDGKLSQVRFKGGCPGNLRAISMLLEGMEVQDVIDKFTGNLCRNGTSCTDQLAQALEAWQSKQQQSA, encoded by the coding sequence GTGAGATATCAAACAATTGGTTCGTGTGCTAAGGAAATTTCTTTTGAAATTCACGACGGAAAATTGAGCCAGGTACGCTTCAAAGGAGGCTGTCCTGGAAACTTAAGAGCCATCAGCATGTTGTTGGAAGGAATGGAAGTGCAGGACGTTATTGACAAGTTCACAGGCAATCTTTGCCGCAACGGCACTTCCTGTACGGATCAGCTGGCGCAGGCCTTGGAAGCATGGCAAAGTAAGCAGCAGCAATCCGCGTAA
- a CDS encoding MBL fold metallo-hydrolase: protein MKLTVLVDNNTIIDRYFRGEPGVAYYIECDDKKILFDTGYSDLFYLNALKLGIDLRMLDAAVLSHGHNDHTWGLGELVRLLAEAPGEGCARKTPNLVAHDDAFLPKQEQGLDIGMMLSTEQLQNSFSVCKKRTPVWLAEKLVFLGEIERRNSFEGRSPLGKTLRKGQWEDDFLLDDSALAYCSPQGLVIITGCSHAGIANIIEQAKQVCREERIYDVIGGFHLQSPAPSVLAQTVSYFQECSPHVVYAGHCTDLASKIALAKSVQVREVGVGLTLQYK, encoded by the coding sequence ATGAAGCTAACCGTTTTAGTAGATAACAATACGATCATCGACCGGTATTTTCGAGGAGAACCAGGCGTAGCTTACTATATCGAGTGTGACGATAAAAAGATACTATTTGATACTGGTTACTCCGATTTGTTTTATCTCAATGCCTTAAAGCTGGGAATTGATTTGCGAATGCTGGATGCAGCGGTTCTGTCGCATGGACATAATGATCATACTTGGGGGCTAGGCGAACTTGTTAGACTTTTAGCAGAAGCGCCAGGAGAAGGTTGTGCGCGGAAGACTCCTAATTTAGTAGCTCATGACGACGCGTTTCTTCCCAAACAAGAACAAGGTCTGGATATTGGGATGATGCTTTCGACAGAACAGCTGCAAAATAGTTTTTCGGTATGCAAAAAACGAACGCCGGTCTGGTTAGCTGAAAAATTAGTGTTTTTAGGTGAAATCGAAAGAAGAAATTCTTTTGAAGGTCGCTCGCCACTGGGGAAAACATTACGAAAAGGGCAATGGGAAGACGATTTTTTGCTTGATGACTCAGCTTTAGCGTATTGTTCGCCCCAAGGATTAGTAATTATTACAGGCTGCTCTCATGCCGGAATTGCAAATATTATCGAGCAGGCGAAACAAGTGTGCCGTGAAGAACGAATTTATGATGTAATTGGCGGCTTTCATTTGCAGAGCCCGGCACCATCTGTTTTGGCGCAGACAGTGTCTTATTTTCAGGAATGTTCGCCTCATGTTGTCTATGCCGGACACTGTACGGATCTAGCCTCGAAAATAGCCTTAGCTAAGTCGGTACAAGTGAGGGAAGTTGGCGTGGGGTTAACGTTGCAGTATAAATAG
- a CDS encoding YeeE/YedE thiosulfate transporter family protein, translated as MKGDGGWSPYLGGGLSGLVSVGSVWFTGKYLGASTTFVRTTGMLEQWAAPERVAQMPYFLKELPMIDWQWMMVLGIAIGAFIAAVSSGSFRVQAVPSMWERHFGSSITVRARAAFVGGVIAMFGARLADGCPSGHGLSGSLQLAVSGYVALACFFLGGLLMANWLYRGGGRR; from the coding sequence ATGAAAGGAGACGGTGGTTGGAGCCCGTACTTGGGGGGAGGCTTGAGCGGTCTCGTGTCGGTGGGGTCTGTCTGGTTTACAGGCAAATATTTGGGAGCTTCAACAACCTTTGTGCGAACAACAGGGATGTTGGAGCAGTGGGCTGCGCCGGAGCGAGTTGCGCAAATGCCTTATTTTTTGAAAGAGCTGCCTATGATCGATTGGCAGTGGATGATGGTGCTGGGTATTGCTATCGGCGCATTTATTGCGGCTGTTTCTTCCGGCAGTTTTCGCGTTCAAGCGGTACCTTCTATGTGGGAGCGCCATTTTGGTTCGTCCATTACCGTGCGGGCGCGGGCGGCTTTTGTCGGCGGCGTTATTGCCATGTTTGGAGCGCGTTTGGCTGACGGCTGTCCCAGCGGGCATGGGCTTAGCGGCTCGTTGCAACTGGCAGTCAGCGGCTATGTGGCGTTGGCTTGCTTTTTCCTCGGCGGTTTGCTGATGGCCAATTGGCTGTATCGGGGAGGTGGCCGGAGATGA
- a CDS encoding MBL fold metallo-hydrolase — protein MKLTVVMDNMVPFGASKPFVGEHGYSLLIEAAGKRVLLDAGQSGAVVRNLSLLGVHPDELDAIVISHGHFDHAGGLVSVLQHRSRPIAVYGHSGLFTKRYSVSGKKRRYIGIPNTQEELSGLGAKWHLSEEPGEVLSGLMFSGTVPRRTAYEQGDSKLVVCGGCGGDCQDSIADDTSLYYRNKKGLVVLSGCAHAGLVNTVEHGFAVTGADKLLGWVGGTHLGPVGAEQQTKTLEQIEAYAPQFIAASHCTGFAMMSELSRRLGDRFASGMVGQVIEVSE, from the coding sequence ATGAAATTAACCGTTGTTATGGATAATATGGTTCCTTTTGGAGCTTCAAAGCCTTTTGTTGGCGAGCATGGTTATTCTCTTTTGATCGAAGCGGCGGGAAAACGGGTGTTGCTGGATGCCGGGCAGTCGGGGGCGGTAGTGCGCAATCTCAGCTTGTTAGGCGTGCATCCGGACGAACTGGACGCCATTGTTATCAGTCATGGTCATTTCGACCATGCCGGTGGGTTGGTCAGCGTGCTGCAGCATCGCAGCCGTCCTATAGCTGTATATGGCCACAGTGGCCTATTTACAAAGCGTTACTCCGTTTCCGGCAAAAAGCGCCGTTATATCGGTATTCCTAATACCCAAGAGGAGTTGAGCGGTTTAGGAGCAAAATGGCATTTGTCAGAGGAGCCAGGGGAAGTTCTGTCAGGTCTTATGTTTAGCGGCACTGTGCCGCGGCGTACGGCTTACGAGCAAGGCGACAGCAAGTTAGTGGTTTGCGGCGGCTGCGGCGGCGACTGCCAGGACAGCATTGCTGATGACACCTCCTTATATTATCGAAATAAAAAAGGCTTGGTGGTTCTGTCCGGCTGCGCGCATGCCGGGCTGGTGAATACGGTGGAGCATGGTTTTGCTGTAACTGGCGCGGATAAACTTCTGGGCTGGGTCGGCGGTACGCATCTGGGGCCAGTAGGCGCAGAGCAGCAGACGAAGACGCTGGAGCAGATTGAAGCGTATGCACCGCAGTTTATCGCCGCCAGCCATTGCACCGGCTTTGCGATGATGAGCGAGCTGTCGCGGCGTTTGGGCGATCGCTTTGCCAGCGGCATGGTAGGGCAGGTTATTGAAGTGTCGGAATAA
- a CDS encoding UxaA family hydrolase, with protein sequence MKEFMGYGRADGSVGTRNYVGVLSAVVCVNEVVENIVRQVQGTARFTHHQGCCQTPLDIHIVNDTLINLGKNPNLHSVLLVSLGCESTDLSGVIEAIAASGKRVEHIVVQEVGGSARTTAQGILMAQDLVREASLEQRQPFPISKLVLGMKCGSSDTTSGLVPNPAIGVASDLLVAAGGTSILGEVTEFIGAEHILAKHAANEEVAQGIFKLVERMEQRAMAVGEDIRGGQPTGGNIKGGLTTIEEKSLGAIAKAGSAPIQAVYEYGQRPDKPGLVVMDSPGREPEILTGLAAAGCNVIAFATGRGAPQGFPFVPVLKITGSRTAAEKMIDHIDMNLSAVIDGGDTIPDAGQRVLEELVLVASGAMTKAELSGYVNSMDIYMKGPVI encoded by the coding sequence ATGAAAGAATTTATGGGGTATGGTCGGGCGGACGGTTCAGTGGGCACGCGCAATTATGTAGGCGTTTTGTCAGCTGTAGTCTGCGTGAACGAAGTGGTAGAAAATATTGTACGCCAGGTGCAAGGAACGGCGCGCTTTACGCACCATCAGGGCTGCTGCCAGACGCCGCTAGATATTCATATTGTCAACGATACGTTGATCAACTTGGGGAAGAACCCCAATTTGCATTCGGTGCTGCTCGTCAGCTTGGGTTGTGAAAGCACCGATCTTTCCGGCGTTATTGAAGCCATTGCCGCATCCGGCAAGCGGGTGGAACACATTGTCGTCCAAGAAGTAGGTGGCTCGGCGCGCACGACGGCTCAAGGCATTCTGATGGCTCAGGACCTGGTGCGGGAGGCGTCTTTGGAACAACGCCAGCCGTTTCCTATTAGTAAACTAGTATTGGGTATGAAATGCGGCAGCTCGGATACGACTTCTGGCTTGGTGCCTAATCCGGCGATCGGCGTGGCTTCAGATCTTTTAGTGGCTGCCGGCGGTACGTCGATTTTAGGAGAAGTAACAGAATTTATTGGCGCCGAGCATATTTTGGCTAAGCATGCGGCGAACGAAGAAGTAGCCCAAGGTATTTTCAAATTAGTGGAGCGGATGGAGCAGCGAGCCATGGCTGTCGGCGAAGATATTCGCGGCGGTCAGCCTACAGGAGGCAATATCAAGGGGGGGCTGACGACGATCGAAGAAAAGTCGTTAGGAGCCATTGCCAAGGCTGGCTCCGCACCCATTCAAGCGGTTTATGAATACGGACAGCGGCCGGATAAGCCGGGGTTGGTAGTTATGGATTCTCCCGGGCGGGAACCGGAAATCTTAACCGGTCTGGCGGCGGCTGGGTGCAACGTTATTGCCTTTGCTACCGGACGCGGCGCACCGCAAGGGTTTCCTTTCGTGCCGGTGCTGAAGATTACCGGCAGTCGCACGGCAGCGGAAAAAATGATTGACCATATTGATATGAATCTTAGCGCGGTCATTGACGGCGGCGATACCATTCCCGACGCCGGGCAGCGTGTCTTGGAGGAACTGGTGCTGGTAGCCTCCGGTGCGATGACCAAAGCGGAGCTGTCGGGCTATGTAAATTCTATGGATATTTACATGAAAGGGCCGGTAATCTAA